A section of the Macadamia integrifolia cultivar HAES 741 chromosome 9, SCU_Mint_v3, whole genome shotgun sequence genome encodes:
- the LOC122089977 gene encoding transcription repressor OFP8-like, protein MSSSSKPNKKKITGNTVVVNIGCGCRRPKLAAAFRPKPKPKPPSHQNHHHHKPNLYRSSSTSSCDRSVGIFSINDKDDYTTTSFSPYLDTTTPPTHSEPEPEQAGEEEETHFNSNTIKGGFGRIGESVAVVKDSDDPYLDFRQSMLQMILEKELYSREDLRDLLDRFLQLNSPYHHEIIVRAFSEIWNGLFSSVKQRYSSSGLASDASATSLKPRSKSREF, encoded by the coding sequence aTGTCGTCTTCTTCCAAACCcaacaagaagaagatcacTGGAAACACAGTAGTAGTCAACATAGGCTGTGGGTGTCGAAGGCCAAAGCTCGCCGCTGCGTTCAGGCCAAAACCAAAGCCCAAACCACCTTCTCATCAAAATCACCACCACCATAAACCCAATCTCTACCGTTCATCTTCCACCTCCTCCTGCGACAGAAGTGTTGGAATATTCTCTATCAACGACAAGGATGATTACACCACCACCTCCTTCTCTCCATACCTCGACACTACCACTCCTCCCACCCATTcggaaccagaaccagaacaagcaggagaagaagaagaaacccatTTCAATTCAAACACTATTAAAGGTGGGTTCGGGAGAATCGGTGAGAGCGTGGCTGTGGTGAAGGATTCGGATGACCCGTATCTTGATTTCAGGCAATCGATGCTTCAGATGATACTGGAGAAGGAGCTTTACAGTAGAGAGGATCTAAGAGATCTTCTTGACCGTTTCTTGCAGTTAAATTCTCCTTATCACCATGAGATCATAGTCAGAGCTTTCTCAGAGATCTGGAATGGGCTTTTCTCTTCTGTAAAGCAAAGGTATTCATCATCAGGTTTAGCCTCTGATGCCTCTGCTACCTCTCTGAAACCAAGGAGTAAGTCACGTGAGTTTTAG